Proteins from one Xenopus tropicalis strain Nigerian chromosome 1, UCB_Xtro_10.0, whole genome shotgun sequence genomic window:
- the fst gene encoding follistatin isoform X2: protein MLNERIQPGMIFLLTVSLCHFMEHRAVQAGNCWLQQSKNGRCQVLYRTELSKEECCKTGRLGTSWTEEDVPNSTLFKWMIFHGGAPHCVPCKETCENVDCGPGKKCKMNKKNKPRCVCAPDCSNITWKGSVCGIDGKTYKDECALLKAKCKGVPELDVQYQGKCKKTCRDVLCPGSSTCVVDQTNNAYCVTCNRICPEPVSPDQYLCGNDGITYASACHLRKATCLLGRSIGLAYEGKCIKAKSCEDIQCSAGKKCLWDSRVGRGRCALCDDVCGAESKSDDTVCASDNTTYPSECAMKQAACSTGVLLEVKHSGSCNSPLYSPI from the exons ATGTTAAATGAAAGGATCCAGCCGGGCATGATTTTCCTCCtgactgtctctctgtgccatTTCATGGAACATCGCGCAGTCCAAG CTGGGAATTGCTGGCTGCAGCAGTCGAAGAACGGCCGATGTCAGGTTCTCTACAGGACTGAGCTGAGCAAGGAGGAATGCTGCAAGACTGGCAGGCTGGGTACCTCATGGACTGAAGAGGATGTACCCAACAGCACCCTCTTCAAATGGATGATATTTCATGGAGGGGCCCCTCACTGCGTCCCCTGCAAAG AAACATGTGAGAACGTAGACTGTGGCCCTGGGAAGAAATGTAAAATGAACAAGAAGAACAAGCCGAGGTGTGTCTGCGCTCCGGATTGTTCCAACATTACTTGGAAAGGTTCCGTGTGCGGAATAGATGGCAAAACCTATAAGGATGAGTGCGCTTTGCTCAAAGCCAAATGTAAAGGGGTCCCGGAGCTGGATGTGCAGTACCAAGGAAAATGCAAAA AAACTTGCAGGGACGTGCTGTGCCCAGGGAGCTCCACTTGTGTGGTGGATCAGACCAATAACGCCTACTGTGTGACATGTAATCGGATTTGCCCGGAGCCTGTCtcccctgaccaatatctgtgtGGGAATGATGGAATAACCTATGCCAGTGCCTGCCACCTGAGGAAGGCTACCTGCCTGCTGGGCAGATCCATTGGATTAGCCTACGAGGGGAAATGCATAA AGGCCAAGTCTTGCGAAGATATTCAGTGCAGCGCTGGAAAGAAATGCCTGTGGGACAGTAGAGTGGGTAGAGGTCGCTGTGCGCTGTGCGATGATGTGTGCGGAGCAGAGAGCAAGTCAGACGATACAGTGTGCGCCAGCGATAACACTACCTACCCCAGCGAGTGCGCAATGAAACAGGCAGCCTGCTCCACGGGGGTTCTTTTGGAAGTCAAACACAGTGGATCTTGCAACT CTCCCCTATATTCCCCCATATAG
- the fst gene encoding follistatin isoform X3: MLNERIQPGMIFLLTVSLCHFMEHRAVQAGNCWLQQSKNGRCQVLYRTELSKEECCKTGRLGTSWTEEDVPNSTLFKWMIFHGGAPHCVPCKETCENVDCGPGKKCKMNKKNKPRCVCAPDCSNITWKGSVCGIDGKTYKDECALLKAKCKGVPELDVQYQGKCKKTCRDVLCPGSSTCVVDQTNNAYCVTCNRICPEPVSPDQYLCGNDGITYASACHLRKATCLLGRSIGLAYEGKCIKAKSCEDIQCSAGKKCLWDSRVGRGRCALCDDVCGAESKSDDTVCASDNTTYPSECAMKQAACSTGVLLEVKHSGSCN; this comes from the exons ATGTTAAATGAAAGGATCCAGCCGGGCATGATTTTCCTCCtgactgtctctctgtgccatTTCATGGAACATCGCGCAGTCCAAG CTGGGAATTGCTGGCTGCAGCAGTCGAAGAACGGCCGATGTCAGGTTCTCTACAGGACTGAGCTGAGCAAGGAGGAATGCTGCAAGACTGGCAGGCTGGGTACCTCATGGACTGAAGAGGATGTACCCAACAGCACCCTCTTCAAATGGATGATATTTCATGGAGGGGCCCCTCACTGCGTCCCCTGCAAAG AAACATGTGAGAACGTAGACTGTGGCCCTGGGAAGAAATGTAAAATGAACAAGAAGAACAAGCCGAGGTGTGTCTGCGCTCCGGATTGTTCCAACATTACTTGGAAAGGTTCCGTGTGCGGAATAGATGGCAAAACCTATAAGGATGAGTGCGCTTTGCTCAAAGCCAAATGTAAAGGGGTCCCGGAGCTGGATGTGCAGTACCAAGGAAAATGCAAAA AAACTTGCAGGGACGTGCTGTGCCCAGGGAGCTCCACTTGTGTGGTGGATCAGACCAATAACGCCTACTGTGTGACATGTAATCGGATTTGCCCGGAGCCTGTCtcccctgaccaatatctgtgtGGGAATGATGGAATAACCTATGCCAGTGCCTGCCACCTGAGGAAGGCTACCTGCCTGCTGGGCAGATCCATTGGATTAGCCTACGAGGGGAAATGCATAA AGGCCAAGTCTTGCGAAGATATTCAGTGCAGCGCTGGAAAGAAATGCCTGTGGGACAGTAGAGTGGGTAGAGGTCGCTGTGCGCTGTGCGATGATGTGTGCGGAGCAGAGAGCAAGTCAGACGATACAGTGTGCGCCAGCGATAACACTACCTACCCCAGCGAGTGCGCAATGAAACAGGCAGCCTGCTCCACGGGGGTTCTTTTGGAAGTCAAACACAGTGGATCTTGCAACT GA
- the fst gene encoding follistatin isoform X1, which yields MLNERIQPGMIFLLTVSLCHFMEHRAVQAGNCWLQQSKNGRCQVLYRTELSKEECCKTGRLGTSWTEEDVPNSTLFKWMIFHGGAPHCVPCKETCENVDCGPGKKCKMNKKNKPRCVCAPDCSNITWKGSVCGIDGKTYKDECALLKAKCKGVPELDVQYQGKCKKTCRDVLCPGSSTCVVDQTNNAYCVTCNRICPEPVSPDQYLCGNDGITYASACHLRKATCLLGRSIGLAYEGKCIKAKSCEDIQCSAGKKCLWDSRVGRGRCALCDDVCGAESKSDDTVCASDNTTYPSECAMKQAACSTGVLLEVKHSGSCNSIVEDTEEEEEEEEQDYSFVISSW from the exons ATGTTAAATGAAAGGATCCAGCCGGGCATGATTTTCCTCCtgactgtctctctgtgccatTTCATGGAACATCGCGCAGTCCAAG CTGGGAATTGCTGGCTGCAGCAGTCGAAGAACGGCCGATGTCAGGTTCTCTACAGGACTGAGCTGAGCAAGGAGGAATGCTGCAAGACTGGCAGGCTGGGTACCTCATGGACTGAAGAGGATGTACCCAACAGCACCCTCTTCAAATGGATGATATTTCATGGAGGGGCCCCTCACTGCGTCCCCTGCAAAG AAACATGTGAGAACGTAGACTGTGGCCCTGGGAAGAAATGTAAAATGAACAAGAAGAACAAGCCGAGGTGTGTCTGCGCTCCGGATTGTTCCAACATTACTTGGAAAGGTTCCGTGTGCGGAATAGATGGCAAAACCTATAAGGATGAGTGCGCTTTGCTCAAAGCCAAATGTAAAGGGGTCCCGGAGCTGGATGTGCAGTACCAAGGAAAATGCAAAA AAACTTGCAGGGACGTGCTGTGCCCAGGGAGCTCCACTTGTGTGGTGGATCAGACCAATAACGCCTACTGTGTGACATGTAATCGGATTTGCCCGGAGCCTGTCtcccctgaccaatatctgtgtGGGAATGATGGAATAACCTATGCCAGTGCCTGCCACCTGAGGAAGGCTACCTGCCTGCTGGGCAGATCCATTGGATTAGCCTACGAGGGGAAATGCATAA AGGCCAAGTCTTGCGAAGATATTCAGTGCAGCGCTGGAAAGAAATGCCTGTGGGACAGTAGAGTGGGTAGAGGTCGCTGTGCGCTGTGCGATGATGTGTGCGGAGCAGAGAGCAAGTCAGACGATACAGTGTGCGCCAGCGATAACACTACCTACCCCAGCGAGTGCGCAATGAAACAGGCAGCCTGCTCCACGGGGGTTCTTTTGGAAGTCAAACACAGTGGATCTTGCAACT CCATTGTTGAAGATacagaggaggaagaggaggaagaggaacaGGACTACAGTTTTGTCATATCTTCATGGTAA
- the fst gene encoding follistatin, translated as MLNERIQPGMIFLLTVSLCHFMEHRAVQAGNCWLQQSKNGRCQVLYRTELSKEECCKTGRLGTSWTEEDVPNSTLFKWMIFHGGAPHCVPCKETCENVDCGPGKKCKMNKKNKPRCVCAPDCSNITWKGSVCGIDGKTYKDECALLKAKCKGVPELDVQYQGKCKKTCRDVLCPGSSTCVVDQTNNAYCVTCNRICPEPVSPDQYLCGNDGITYASACHLRKATCLLGRSIGLAYEGKCIKAKSCEDIQCSAGKKCLWDSRVGRGRCALCDDVCGAESKSDDTVCASDNTTYPSECAMKQAACSTGVLLEVKHSGSCNCK; from the exons ATGTTAAATGAAAGGATCCAGCCGGGCATGATTTTCCTCCtgactgtctctctgtgccatTTCATGGAACATCGCGCAGTCCAAG CTGGGAATTGCTGGCTGCAGCAGTCGAAGAACGGCCGATGTCAGGTTCTCTACAGGACTGAGCTGAGCAAGGAGGAATGCTGCAAGACTGGCAGGCTGGGTACCTCATGGACTGAAGAGGATGTACCCAACAGCACCCTCTTCAAATGGATGATATTTCATGGAGGGGCCCCTCACTGCGTCCCCTGCAAAG AAACATGTGAGAACGTAGACTGTGGCCCTGGGAAGAAATGTAAAATGAACAAGAAGAACAAGCCGAGGTGTGTCTGCGCTCCGGATTGTTCCAACATTACTTGGAAAGGTTCCGTGTGCGGAATAGATGGCAAAACCTATAAGGATGAGTGCGCTTTGCTCAAAGCCAAATGTAAAGGGGTCCCGGAGCTGGATGTGCAGTACCAAGGAAAATGCAAAA AAACTTGCAGGGACGTGCTGTGCCCAGGGAGCTCCACTTGTGTGGTGGATCAGACCAATAACGCCTACTGTGTGACATGTAATCGGATTTGCCCGGAGCCTGTCtcccctgaccaatatctgtgtGGGAATGATGGAATAACCTATGCCAGTGCCTGCCACCTGAGGAAGGCTACCTGCCTGCTGGGCAGATCCATTGGATTAGCCTACGAGGGGAAATGCATAA AGGCCAAGTCTTGCGAAGATATTCAGTGCAGCGCTGGAAAGAAATGCCTGTGGGACAGTAGAGTGGGTAGAGGTCGCTGTGCGCTGTGCGATGATGTGTGCGGAGCAGAGAGCAAGTCAGACGATACAGTGTGCGCCAGCGATAACACTACCTACCCCAGCGAGTGCGCAATGAAACAGGCAGCCTGCTCCACGGGGGTTCTTTTGGAAGTCAAACACAGTGGATCTTGCAACTGTAAGTGA